A window of Alkalicoccobacillus plakortidis contains these coding sequences:
- a CDS encoding CHY zinc finger protein — protein MKKVKGSLMDDQTRCVHYHTDKDIIAIKFKCCGSYYPCYQCHQTHEDHQIVVWPKEEFDEKAILCGVCKSELTIHDYLLSEYSCPMCRSQFNEGCSLHSSIYFEK, from the coding sequence ATGAAAAAGGTGAAAGGTTCTTTAATGGATGATCAAACACGATGTGTCCACTATCATACGGATAAAGACATCATCGCAATTAAATTTAAATGCTGTGGAAGCTACTATCCGTGTTATCAATGTCATCAAACTCATGAGGACCATCAAATTGTCGTTTGGCCAAAAGAAGAATTTGATGAAAAGGCGATTCTCTGTGGAGTTTGTAAAAGCGAATTAACTATTCATGACTACTTATTGAGTGAATATTCATGTCCAATGTGCAGATCGCAATTTAACGAAGGATGTAGTCTGCACTCTTCCATTTACTTTGAAAAATAA
- a CDS encoding AbgT family transporter, with translation MKRIGQKSLIIIEKIGNKLPEPLTIFLLLIGLLFLTSTVFQLAGVTVIHPSTMEETAIKGLLSSEGIAYIVTSLVSNFVQFTPLGIVITMMLGIGLAERVGLLETFIKKMMLSAPVWLIPYMIFFAGNFATVATDSAFLIVPPLAGIIYYSLKMNPLVGIITGFAGVSSGYATGILITANEPLLAGITNEAIAILGSDVSVSPISNYYFMVAGVIICTLIGGTISRKITEPRLGLYQGEQKEEVKPVTKEETAALKTTGIVAAIYVALLLLALMIPNSPLRNENGGLLPSPLLDGLVTFLLVFFFIIGLTYGIKMKRISSINDVGRFMGESVSSMKNFIVLVFFIAQFTAFFQWTGIGLWLSVAGAQTLTTFGFTGIGAIICFIIFTSLINMVISSGSGLWAIFAPIFIPMFMQLGYHPGFIQMAYRIGDSSTSMISPLLPYMVVILEFLRRWDKKMALGTLISYTLPYSIAILIGMIILFVAFYLLGIPIGPDVDVRLQ, from the coding sequence ATGAAACGTATTGGTCAAAAATCATTAATCATCATCGAAAAAATAGGGAACAAACTTCCTGAGCCTTTAACTATTTTTCTACTTTTAATTGGACTATTATTCCTAACATCAACTGTTTTCCAATTAGCCGGCGTTACGGTCATTCATCCAAGTACGATGGAGGAAACAGCAATTAAGGGGCTTCTTAGTAGCGAAGGTATTGCTTACATCGTTACTTCCCTCGTCTCAAACTTTGTACAGTTCACCCCACTTGGGATTGTCATCACGATGATGCTTGGGATTGGATTGGCTGAACGGGTCGGTTTACTTGAAACATTCATTAAAAAAATGATGTTATCTGCACCAGTATGGTTAATTCCATATATGATCTTTTTTGCCGGGAACTTCGCTACTGTGGCAACTGATTCCGCCTTTCTTATCGTACCGCCTCTTGCAGGAATTATCTATTATTCTCTTAAAATGAATCCCCTGGTTGGAATTATTACTGGCTTTGCAGGTGTTTCCAGCGGATATGCTACTGGTATTTTAATTACAGCTAATGAACCGCTACTCGCAGGAATTACAAATGAGGCCATTGCCATATTGGGTAGTGATGTATCGGTCAGCCCAATCAGTAACTATTATTTTATGGTGGCCGGTGTAATCATTTGTACCCTTATTGGTGGAACGATTAGCCGCAAAATAACTGAACCTAGACTTGGACTCTATCAAGGAGAACAAAAAGAAGAAGTTAAACCTGTAACTAAAGAAGAAACAGCTGCTTTAAAGACTACTGGAATTGTCGCAGCCATTTATGTTGCTCTATTGTTACTCGCACTTATGATTCCAAACAGTCCTTTGCGAAATGAAAACGGTGGACTGCTACCTTCACCGTTATTAGATGGACTCGTTACGTTCCTTCTTGTATTCTTCTTTATCATTGGATTAACGTACGGAATAAAAATGAAGCGAATTAGCAGTATAAATGATGTTGGTAGGTTCATGGGTGAATCTGTCAGTAGTATGAAAAATTTTATTGTACTTGTCTTTTTTATTGCACAGTTCACGGCATTTTTCCAATGGACAGGAATTGGATTATGGCTCTCTGTAGCAGGCGCCCAGACGTTAACGACTTTTGGTTTCACTGGAATTGGCGCAATCATTTGCTTTATCATCTTCACTTCTCTAATTAATATGGTGATATCTAGTGGGTCTGGTCTGTGGGCAATTTTTGCTCCTATATTTATCCCGATGTTCATGCAACTAGGCTACCATCCTGGCTTTATACAGATGGCTTATCGTATTGGTGACTCATCGACTAGCATGATCTCACCCCTGCTTCCATATATGGTTGTAATATTAGAATTTCTACGTAGATGGGATAAGAAAATGGCACTTGGAACACTAATTTCCTATACTCTCCCTTATTCCATTGCTATACTAATCGGAATGATTATATTATTTGTAGCATTTTATTTGCTAGGTATCCCAATTGGACCTGATGTAGACGTTCGTTTACAATAA
- a CDS encoding M20/M25/M40 family metallo-hydrolase yields the protein MSIKAIDTIVQEQQQQSIDTLFTLLKQESISTQNKGMRECAALMQDLMREIGIDPVLHETKGHPILYGELKSENASAPTILLYGHYDVQPPDPLDHWHSPPFEPTIRDGRIYARGAGDNKGQIVAQLLGVKAYLEVFKSLPVNLKFVIEGEEEMGSVHLPDFVQEHKQMLKADLVYTADGPSHNSGLPLVLLGVRGMLALEIEVEGAAFDNHSGNTGNIVPNPAWELMELLQTMRDQDGRVLIDGFYDHIRPSTPEEDKLLEELPFNAKEVGEKIGFPSLELDGVGYHRKLTMEPTFNIFGLKSGYLDEGVKTITPSKASVKIDTRLVVDQNPKDIFEKIKRHVKAHHPTAKVRFLGSMDPSRTPVDTEIVQKAISGIRDAYNQEPLIQPSLGGSLPDYVWTNILEAPSMLMPYANFDQRNHSPNENIAVENFLNGISCTAHVIHELGK from the coding sequence ATGAGTATTAAAGCGATCGACACTATCGTTCAAGAGCAGCAGCAACAATCCATTGATACATTGTTCACGCTTCTGAAACAAGAAAGCATCAGTACGCAGAATAAGGGTATGCGTGAATGTGCCGCTCTCATGCAAGATCTGATGAGAGAGATTGGCATTGATCCGGTATTACACGAAACAAAAGGACATCCCATTTTATATGGTGAGCTGAAATCAGAGAATGCATCTGCTCCAACTATTTTATTATACGGTCACTATGATGTTCAGCCTCCTGATCCACTAGATCACTGGCACAGTCCGCCATTTGAACCGACGATTCGCGACGGGCGTATCTATGCACGAGGAGCCGGTGATAATAAAGGACAAATTGTCGCTCAGCTATTGGGTGTAAAGGCGTATCTAGAGGTCTTTAAGTCCCTACCTGTTAATCTTAAATTTGTCATTGAGGGCGAAGAAGAGATGGGTAGCGTACACTTACCAGACTTTGTTCAAGAACATAAACAGATGCTAAAAGCTGACCTTGTTTATACTGCAGATGGTCCCTCTCATAACAGTGGTCTTCCATTGGTTTTGCTTGGTGTACGCGGTATGCTTGCGCTCGAGATTGAGGTTGAGGGAGCAGCATTTGATAATCACTCAGGTAACACAGGAAACATCGTGCCTAACCCAGCATGGGAACTGATGGAATTACTACAAACCATGCGCGATCAAGATGGACGCGTTCTGATAGATGGCTTTTATGATCACATTCGTCCTTCCACCCCAGAGGAAGATAAGCTACTTGAAGAGCTCCCATTTAACGCCAAAGAAGTCGGTGAAAAAATCGGGTTTCCATCACTTGAATTGGATGGAGTCGGATACCATCGTAAATTAACAATGGAACCCACCTTCAACATCTTTGGACTTAAAAGCGGCTACCTGGATGAAGGCGTCAAAACCATCACTCCATCAAAAGCTAGCGTAAAGATTGATACACGACTTGTCGTTGACCAGAATCCAAAGGATATCTTTGAAAAAATTAAACGACATGTGAAAGCACATCACCCTACAGCAAAGGTTCGCTTCTTAGGTTCGATGGATCCATCTCGAACGCCGGTTGATACTGAGATTGTGCAAAAAGCCATTAGTGGCATTAGAGACGCCTATAACCAAGAACCACTCATTCAACCGAGTCTTGGCGGTTCACTTCCTGATTATGTGTGGACAAACATACTAGAGGCTCCCTCTATGCTGATGCCTTATGCAAATTTCGATCAACGTAATCACTCACCAAATGAAAATATTGCAGTCGAAAACTTCTTGAATGGCATCAGCTGTACAGCCCATGTTATTCATGAATTAGGGAAATAA
- a CDS encoding ArsR/SmtB family transcription factor has protein sequence MTQTAKKYDVFQAIADPTRREVLRLLSEKQRPIADITSHFDMTRTAVAKHLFILSEAGLIKGEKVGREKRYQLQPEPLADLQEWLSYFDQFWTNKLSVLKYLAEAEEGKTSE, from the coding sequence ATGACACAAACCGCAAAAAAATATGATGTTTTTCAAGCCATAGCTGATCCGACCAGAAGAGAGGTTCTAAGGCTATTATCAGAAAAACAGAGACCTATTGCTGACATTACTAGTCATTTTGACATGACTAGAACAGCTGTAGCAAAGCACTTATTTATTCTGTCAGAAGCGGGATTGATTAAGGGAGAAAAGGTAGGTCGGGAAAAAAGGTATCAGCTGCAGCCTGAACCATTAGCTGACTTACAAGAATGGCTCTCATACTTTGATCAATTTTGGACAAATAAGTTATCTGTGCTCAAGTATTTAGCAGAAGCTGAAGAGGGGAAGACTTCTGAATAA
- a CDS encoding SRPBCC family protein: MTVKDIKKTIQIDAPIQRVWEFASTASGIESWFMPNDFEAIEGHEFHLQSPFGPSPCKVIKVDEPNKLSFTWDTDGLIVTFDLKVIDGGTEFTIIHSGWKEAEATIGKANEKSAIIRDRMNGGWNGIVARLKKVVEQ; the protein is encoded by the coding sequence ATGACTGTTAAAGATATCAAAAAAACGATACAAATAGATGCGCCTATTCAAAGAGTATGGGAGTTTGCCTCAACCGCTTCAGGAATAGAATCATGGTTCATGCCGAATGATTTTGAAGCAATAGAGGGACACGAGTTTCACTTACAATCACCATTCGGTCCTTCTCCGTGCAAAGTGATAAAGGTAGACGAGCCAAATAAGCTTTCTTTCACATGGGATACAGATGGCTTGATCGTAACATTTGACCTCAAAGTAATTGACGGAGGTACTGAATTCACAATCATCCATAGTGGCTGGAAGGAAGCAGAAGCGACTATTGGAAAGGCAAACGAAAAGAGTGCAATTATACGCGACAGAATGAATGGAGGATGGAATGGCATTGTTGCTCGACTTAAGAAAGTCGTGGAGCAATAA